The genomic segment ATCTGATAAACGGAAATATTTTACTTTTGTCATGAGTCATGTCAAAAAAAGTTATTACAATTTAATAACTCTTTCTAATTTCTACAGTTTAGTATCTATAATTTAAACTGAGAATTATAATATTTAATGAACAAAATCAAAAAGGGGCTAAAAAGCCCCTTAAACTAATAACTATGTTCATCCAGTTTTACTTTACCTTTAAAGATTCTGTAAACATAGGTAGTATAAACAAGCATAATTGGAACACCAATCAAAGCAACAATAAACATCGATTGAAGGGTGTATTCTGATGCTGATACTCTACTTATTGCCATATGCATAGCAGGATCGGTAGCAGGTACTATATTAGGATAAATCGTCAAAGCAACTATTAAGAACATAGAAGCAATTGTAAGTGACGAGAATAAAAATGCTTGAAAGAATTTTCCTTTATTAATAGAAGGGATAATCATTACTAAAGATATAATCATGATTGCAAGAACTGGATAAGCACCCCATCGGCTGATGAAAAGAGAAAATTTATCAGCTTCAAGAACAGCAACAAGAACAGTTGTCAAAGCTAAAGCAATTATGAAAAGTCTCCATGAATTTTTAGCCCATTTGATTGAGCTATTGTGCAAATCCCCTTCCGTTTTCATTGTAAGATATATCGCACCCTGCATAATAAACATAAATACACCCGTTAGTCCAATTACAACAGGTACAGGACGTAATAGAGTGAAAAATGATCCTGTATAGTTCATGTCAGCTCCAAGAGGTATGCCAACAAAAATATTACCCAAAGCAACCCCGAGAAGAAGTGTAATCAGAAAACTAGAGAAATTAAAGGCTTTATCCCAAAAATGTTTCCAACTATCACTTTCAACCTGACCTCTAAATTCCATACATACTGCACGGAAAATCAATCCTACTAAAAGTAAAATTAGAGCCAAATAAAATCCACTAAAAACCGTGGCGTAAGCATGAGGAAAAGCTGCAAATAGTGCTCCTCCACCAGTTAATAACCAAACTTCGTTGCCGTCCCAAAATGGAGCGATTGAATTTATTAAAATTCTTCTATCTTTATCATTTTTTGTGAAAAATTGTAAAATTCCCACCCCTAGGTCAAATCCATCCAATATCGCATATCCGATCAGTAAAACACCGATCAGAATAAACCATATATTTTGTAAAAATGTTACTTCCATATATTACTCCGATCTTATTTTGTAATTATCAATGCTTCTGGACCTTTTCTAACCTTTTTTGCTACTAAATAAACAAACAAGATTCCAAGGAAAAGATATAGAATACCAAAGATTATAATTGATGTTAAAATTTCACCGGAAGATACTACTTTAGATATAGCATCAGCAGTTTTGAGTTCACCTTGAACGACCCAAGGTTGTCTACCTACTTCCGCCGCCATCCAACCCAACTGATTTGCCATAGTAGGTAAAATCAGCATTGATAGCATCAATTTGTTGAAGAGATCTGAATTTTCAATTTTATTTTTCCATATTAGGTAAAGACCTATTAGAGGGAAAAGGATGAAAAGCATTCCCAATCCAACCATTATATGATATGATGTGAAAGTAAGAAATAGTGGTGGATGAAGTGACTCATCATAATCATTTAGACCTTTAACTTCATAATCTGTATCAAAGTCGATAAGGAAACTTAATAATCCAGGTATACTTATTTCATAATCCAATTGTTTAGTTTCAGCATTTGGTATTCCAATTAAAGATAAAGGAGCGTTTTTTTGTGTCTCAAAAAGACCTTCCATTGCAGCTAATTTAACTGGCTGATGTTTAGCTACAACTACAGCATGCCAATGACCAATCATTACTTGAGTTAAGGAAGAGAATAGAGCTACAATTAGTGCTATCTTTAAACTGTTTTTTGCAAATTCTATATTTCTTTTTTTAAGAAGATACCAACTAGATAATGCCGCTATTAAAAATGAACCCGCAATCCAGCCACCAACAACTGCGTGAAAAAAACGTGGAAGTGTTGAAGGATTGAAAACTGCTGCAAAAAAATCTATTAGCTCCGCTCTTTTGCCAATAATGTTACCTGCAGAATCTAGAACGTCAACAATTTGATAACCTGCTGGAGTCTGCTGCCAAGAATTTGCAACAATAATCCAGAAAGCTGACATTGTTGAACCTAGAACAACCATTAATGCAGAGAAAAAATAGAACTTTTTAGAAACTTTGTTTCTTCCAAAAATCAAAACTCCAAGGAAAGTTGATTCTAAGAAGAATGCAAAAACACCCTCAATCGCTAAAGGTGCACCAAAAATATCACCTACAAATCTTGAGTAAGCCTCCCAATTCGTTCCAAACTGGAATTCCATTACTATACCAGAGGCAACGCCGACGGTAAAGATAATCAGGAAAATTTTTGTCCAGAATTTAGCCATATCATCATATAGCTGTTTTCCCGTTTTTAAATTCATTCCAAGAAAAATCGCTATTAATAGCGATACACCAAAAGTCAATGGTGGGAAAATGTAGTGGAATGAAATAGTCAATACAAACTGTAGCCTTGCAAGCAAAACAGCTTCCATAAAACCCCTCCTAAGTTATTTCAAAGCGTTATATCAATTTAGATTACGCAGGTTCGCTTTAACTTTAATAATAAGCTAAAAATTATAAAATGACAATTCTCATTAAATTTTATTTTTCAATGTAGAAATAGTAATGAATAAAGCCAAAAAAACATATGAAAGACAAATTCATTGATAGTTAATTCCTAATAAAAATAATTTTAGGAATTGACAAGGATATTATAAGGTTTTAGCTTATAAAATAAGTAAAATTGCAATATTATAGGATTGATATGAAAATACCAGAAAAACCATTAAATCTTGAAAATCTTTTAGCAGATAATTATAATAGTCAATCATTTATAGAGCTCATGCTTAAAAATATAAATTCTGATGGAATTGATAGTTATTTTCATTGGGATGAAATCAAGTACAAAAATTATGAGAATTATACTCAAGAACAAATTTGGTTGAGCATGAAACTTAGAAGAACAATTAATTACAAGAAAATTAGTCTATTTTCCAAAGATGATAACAATTTCGTATTTTCTTTACCTGATTTTGTTCTAAAAAAGATAAACTTAATAGATAAGGATTGTGCTGATAGTTTTTCTTCCAACAGCTCATTACAAGATTTTGATCTACAAAAGAATTATTTAATAAACTCTTTGTATGAAGAACCAATAAGTTCAAGCCAATTAGAAGGTGCTTCAACTACTCGAAAAGTTGCTGAAAGAATGTTAGAAAGAAAAACCACTCCAAGATCAAGAGATGAAAAAATGATATATAACAATTATCAAGCAATGATATTTGTAAAGGATAAAATTAATGAAGATTTAACTATTGAATTAATTTTAGAATTACATAAAATCATATCAAATGGAACTTTAAAAAATAGTGATTATGAAGGAAAGTTGAGAGATGATGATGATGTAAGAGTTGTAGATTTTGAAGGAAATACTATATATACACCGCCAACTTATAATAAACTTGAAAAATTATTATCCGATTATTGCAGTTTTGTTAATAGTGAAGATAAAAATATTTTTATTCCACCAATTATCAAAGGTATAATTCTACATTTTTATTTAGCTTATCTACATCCCTTTGAAGATGGAAATGGTAGAACTGCAAGGGCTTTATTCTATTGGTTTATGGCAAAAAATAAATATTGGCTGATTGAATATATTTCGATTTCAAAAATTTTAAAAGACGCTCCTATCAAATATGCAAAATCTTATCTGTTTACTGAGACAGATGATAATGATTTAACATATTTTATCGTTCATCAACTCGATGTCATTATTGAAGCAATCAGGCAGTTGCACAATTACATTGATAAAAAAATTAAGGATATAGCTTCTGTTACAAAACTAATCTATAATAATAAAAGATTAAAAGATCGATTAAACTCTAGACAGCTTTCAATTATCAAACACGCTATAAAGCATCCTAATTTTGTTTATACAGTTAAAATACACGAGAGTCACCACAATATCAATAATCAGACAGCTCGGACAGATCTTCTCCAATTATCGGATGAATTTAAGCTCTTAAGAAAAGTCAAAGATGGAAGAAGTTTCATATTTATATCACCTGAAGACATTAGCGAATTGCTGATTGGATAGAAAGTATGAAGAAGCTCTTCAATTCGCTAAAATCATAAACTATACTTCTACTTCCATTTTTGAGAAATTGGCAACGATTTCATTGAATATATTTTGAATCCTTTCTAAGTCATATAATCTACCAGAGCAAATTACTGAAGAAATTTTTCGTGTATTTGAAATATCTTCTAAAGGATTTTCCTCGAGCAAAACTAGATCTGCAAATTTACCAACTTCTATTGTTCCTAGTTTATCTTCAAGGTTCAAGAATTTTGCACAATTCGAAGTAGCTGATTTTAACGCTTCGTAAGGTGATAGACCTGAATCAACTAGAAATTGCAATTCATCATGTACAGAAAATCCTGGAAGTACATAGGGGTTTGGGGAGTCAGTCCCAACTAAAATACCAGCTCCTGCTTTGTGAAGACTATAAACAATAGATTTACGATGTTCATGCCATATTTTCAGACCTGTATTGAACTGATCAGAATCTTGATCTCTGGAATCCCAAAATGCTTTGTATGCTGGGTGTACAAATTGTGAAATTTCTTCAATGAGCTCTTTTCTTTCATTTAGTGGAATACAATCTCGTTGAGTAACTACTAAAGTTGGAACATTCCAAGCACCGTATTTTTTAGTTTTTTCTGATAGGTCGTATAATTTATCGTAATCAATAATATCAAAATCGGTTTTATCACTTTCATTGTATAGAGCTGTAATTTTATCAGGAAGAGCAGTATACATTTCAATATAACGCTTTTTACCAGTAACATTTTTCCATGATTTATCATTTAAATCATCACGAATTACTTCATGCCAATAACCTTCCAAATGTTCAAATGAATTTTGACCAAAGGAAAGAGCTTCTTCTACCGAAATTTCAAAAGGAATATGTCCAATAATCTTCATATTATTTTCTTTTGCTGTGGCTGTAACTTGTTCATAATTTTGTTTAGTTAAGCCATTAAATGTTTTGATAAAATCATATCCTTCACTTTTCTGATTAAGTACTTCTTGTATAGCTTCCTCTGGTGTAGTTACTACCGATGCATAAGGTAGAAAAGGATTTTCGCCATCTATAATTTTTCCAGAAGTAAATATCCTTGGTCCAATTCTTAATCCAGTTTCTATCTCTTTTTTCCATTCAAGATGATGAGGGAACCCAAAAACATTTCTAACAGTTGTCACTCCGTTTACTAATGCCAAGGTTAAATCCTCTTCAGTATTTAAATGAATATGCATATCTGATAAACCAGGTATTAAATACTTTCCTGTACCATCAATTACAATAGAATCACTTAGCTCCTCTGTACTTATATTTGGACTGATCGATTGAATTTTCTCACCTTCGATGATTAAATTGTAATTTTTTAGTAAAATCTCAGTATTCATTGGTATGATATTGATATTTTTTATGATTAGCACTTCATCCCCTGTCAAGTTACTTTTAATTTCTGATTCGAAATTTCTTACCTCTAAGTTTTATGAAAGAAAATAATCACGAAATTAAACTTTTAGTATTAAATAAATAAAAAAACAGCAGTATTAATGACTATTTTTTGATTGTTGTCTGCATTAGATTTTCAAAGAAGAATCCTCAAGAATATTTAATTAAATTAGTTAGCCACATATTCCATTATTAGAAGATATTGCTATTCTATGAATAAGCAGTCCATACTTTACTATCAAGGATTGTATCTTTATGATTTTCTAAATACTCTTTAATTTCCTGGCTAAAATTTGACTTACTAAACTCAACAACCTCAATCTCTTCGCACTCATCTAAATCTTGATCTGTTTTT from the Candidatus Delongbacteria bacterium genome contains:
- a CDS encoding amidohydrolase family protein, whose protein sequence is MLIIKNINIIPMNTEILLKNYNLIIEGEKIQSISPNISTEELSDSIVIDGTGKYLIPGLSDMHIHLNTEEDLTLALVNGVTTVRNVFGFPHHLEWKKEIETGLRIGPRIFTSGKIIDGENPFLPYASVVTTPEEAIQEVLNQKSEGYDFIKTFNGLTKQNYEQVTATAKENNMKIIGHIPFEISVEEALSFGQNSFEHLEGYWHEVIRDDLNDKSWKNVTGKKRYIEMYTALPDKITALYNESDKTDFDIIDYDKLYDLSEKTKKYGAWNVPTLVVTQRDCIPLNERKELIEEISQFVHPAYKAFWDSRDQDSDQFNTGLKIWHEHRKSIVYSLHKAGAGILVGTDSPNPYVLPGFSVHDELQFLVDSGLSPYEALKSATSNCAKFLNLEDKLGTIEVGKFADLVLLEENPLEDISNTRKISSVICSGRLYDLERIQNIFNEIVANFSKMEVEV
- the cydB gene encoding cytochrome d ubiquinol oxidase subunit II, producing MEVTFLQNIWFILIGVLLIGYAILDGFDLGVGILQFFTKNDKDRRILINSIAPFWDGNEVWLLTGGGALFAAFPHAYATVFSGFYLALILLLVGLIFRAVCMEFRGQVESDSWKHFWDKAFNFSSFLITLLLGVALGNIFVGIPLGADMNYTGSFFTLLRPVPVVIGLTGVFMFIMQGAIYLTMKTEGDLHNSSIKWAKNSWRLFIIALALTTVLVAVLEADKFSLFISRWGAYPVLAIMIISLVMIIPSINKGKFFQAFLFSSLTIASMFLIVALTIYPNIVPATDPAMHMAISRVSASEYTLQSMFIVALIGVPIMLVYTTYVYRIFKGKVKLDEHSY
- a CDS encoding cytochrome ubiquinol oxidase subunit I, which produces MEAVLLARLQFVLTISFHYIFPPLTFGVSLLIAIFLGMNLKTGKQLYDDMAKFWTKIFLIIFTVGVASGIVMEFQFGTNWEAYSRFVGDIFGAPLAIEGVFAFFLESTFLGVLIFGRNKVSKKFYFFSALMVVLGSTMSAFWIIVANSWQQTPAGYQIVDVLDSAGNIIGKRAELIDFFAAVFNPSTLPRFFHAVVGGWIAGSFLIAALSSWYLLKKRNIEFAKNSLKIALIVALFSSLTQVMIGHWHAVVVAKHQPVKLAAMEGLFETQKNAPLSLIGIPNAETKQLDYEISIPGLLSFLIDFDTDYEVKGLNDYDESLHPPLFLTFTSYHIMVGLGMLFILFPLIGLYLIWKNKIENSDLFNKLMLSMLILPTMANQLGWMAAEVGRQPWVVQGELKTADAISKVVSSGEILTSIIIFGILYLFLGILFVYLVAKKVRKGPEALIITK
- a CDS encoding Fic family protein — encoded protein: MKIPEKPLNLENLLADNYNSQSFIELMLKNINSDGIDSYFHWDEIKYKNYENYTQEQIWLSMKLRRTINYKKISLFSKDDNNFVFSLPDFVLKKINLIDKDCADSFSSNSSLQDFDLQKNYLINSLYEEPISSSQLEGASTTRKVAERMLERKTTPRSRDEKMIYNNYQAMIFVKDKINEDLTIELILELHKIISNGTLKNSDYEGKLRDDDDVRVVDFEGNTIYTPPTYNKLEKLLSDYCSFVNSEDKNIFIPPIIKGIILHFYLAYLHPFEDGNGRTARALFYWFMAKNKYWLIEYISISKILKDAPIKYAKSYLFTETDDNDLTYFIVHQLDVIIEAIRQLHNYIDKKIKDIASVTKLIYNNKRLKDRLNSRQLSIIKHAIKHPNFVYTVKIHESHHNINNQTARTDLLQLSDEFKLLRKVKDGRSFIFISPEDISELLIG